One Alphaproteobacteria bacterium DNA segment encodes these proteins:
- a CDS encoding phage integrase SAM-like domain-containing protein encodes MVTETHQILGGLVSVYRRERSSYWQCAASVGGRQWRVSTKSDSIALAKDFAEDWYLELRGKARAGILNSGKTFQAAAEKFLDEYPVITHGQRSETWVAQYDQKLKAIILPFLGEKYLSEITAGTIQDYRIWRSKNCKTGKPPSRSTMHQEIVAIRQVLKTAQRHGWIDHVPDLSMPYKTAGKVAHRAWFSPEEYKKLYEATRERASKPLNNRWKEECENFHDYILFMVNTGLRPDEAAVLELRDVAVETDEATGERILVIEVRGKRGVGYCKSMPGAVLPFNRTVKRKQLAEKPNGIVFGKPQRELLNNILDELELKFDRDGQRRTAYSLRHTYICMRLMEGADIYQVAKNCRTSVEMIEKFYASHIKNTLDASAINVRKEKPKRAKKTKKPK; translated from the coding sequence ATGGTTACAGAAACACACCAAATCCTCGGCGGTCTTGTTAGCGTGTATCGACGCGAACGGAGCAGCTATTGGCAATGTGCCGCCTCCGTCGGCGGTCGCCAGTGGCGTGTCTCCACCAAGAGCGACAGCATCGCCCTAGCCAAGGATTTTGCAGAAGATTGGTATCTGGAACTGCGCGGCAAAGCCCGCGCTGGTATCCTGAATAGCGGCAAGACGTTTCAGGCAGCAGCCGAGAAGTTCCTAGATGAATACCCCGTCATCACCCACGGCCAGCGGTCGGAGACATGGGTTGCCCAATACGACCAAAAGCTGAAAGCCATCATCCTTCCCTTTCTGGGGGAGAAGTATTTGTCAGAAATCACCGCAGGTACAATTCAGGACTACCGTATATGGAGATCGAAGAACTGCAAGACGGGCAAGCCCCCGTCGCGTAGCACCATGCACCAAGAGATTGTCGCTATCCGGCAAGTCCTTAAAACCGCGCAGCGGCACGGATGGATAGACCATGTGCCAGACCTGTCCATGCCCTACAAAACGGCGGGGAAGGTGGCACACCGCGCTTGGTTTTCCCCCGAGGAATACAAGAAATTATATGAAGCTACGCGGGAGCGTGCATCAAAGCCGCTGAATAATCGTTGGAAAGAAGAATGTGAAAACTTCCACGACTACATACTTTTCATGGTCAATACAGGACTACGGCCGGACGAAGCGGCTGTACTCGAATTACGAGACGTTGCCGTCGAAACCGACGAAGCAACGGGCGAACGCATCCTCGTAATCGAAGTCCGAGGGAAACGAGGAGTCGGCTATTGCAAAAGTATGCCTGGGGCTGTCCTTCCTTTTAACCGGACGGTTAAAAGGAAGCAGCTTGCCGAAAAGCCGAACGGAATAGTTTTCGGGAAGCCCCAGCGTGAACTGTTGAACAATATTCTTGACGAACTTGAACTCAAATTCGACAGGGACGGGCAAAGACGCACTGCCTACAGCCTCCGTCACACCTATATCTGCATGCGCCTGATGGAAGGGGCGGACATTTATCAGGTCGCCAAGAACTGCCGCACCAGCGTCGAGATGATCGAGAAATTCTACGCCTCGCACATCAAGAACACCTTGGACGCTTCGGCTATCAACGTCCGAAAAGAGAAGCCGAAACGGGCAAAGAAGACGAAGAAACCCAAGTAA
- a CDS encoding DedA family protein, protein MMQQIRNLYNWTLRLSGSKHATPALATVSFIESSVFPIPPDVMLIPMCIARRDKAFFYATICTIASVIGGLCGYAIGYFLFETLGQRILEIYGAADKFADMQRRYDEYGGWIILAKGLTPFPFKILTILSGVMKMNLHIFVLSSIAARAMRFYLVAGLLWKFGAPIQAFIEKYLGWVTLAFLLVLIGGFVAVAYI, encoded by the coding sequence ATGATGCAGCAAATCAGAAATTTGTATAACTGGACGCTCCGTTTATCAGGCAGCAAACATGCGACACCGGCGCTTGCGACCGTGTCTTTTATTGAAAGCTCGGTTTTCCCGATCCCTCCCGATGTCATGCTGATCCCGATGTGCATCGCGCGGCGGGACAAGGCGTTTTTCTATGCAACGATCTGCACGATAGCTTCGGTCATCGGCGGGCTGTGCGGCTATGCGATCGGCTATTTTCTTTTTGAAACGCTCGGCCAGCGCATCCTTGAAATTTACGGCGCGGCGGACAAATTCGCGGATATGCAGCGCCGTTACGATGAATATGGCGGCTGGATCATCCTTGCCAAAGGCCTCACTCCCTTCCCCTTCAAGATCCTGACGATCCTGAGCGGCGTGATGAAGATGAACCTGCATATTTTTGTGCTGTCGTCGATTGCCGCGCGCGCTATGCGGTTCTATCTGGTTGCAGGACTGTTGTGGAAATTTGGCGCGCCAATTCAGGCGTTTATCGAAAAATACCTCGGCTGGGTGACGCTGGCTTTCCTTCTGGTATTGATCGGCGGCTTTGTGGCCGTCGCGTATATATAG